In Devosia beringensis, a single window of DNA contains:
- the ureG gene encoding urease accessory protein UreG, with product MNVTRSPNGPLRIGIGGPVGSGKTTLCENLLKAMRDRYSMAVVTNDIYTREDALILARAQAISEDRIVGVETGGCPHTAIREDASLNLAAIDDLNRKFPDLDIILIESGGDNLAATFSPDLADITLYVISVAQGEKIPRKGGPAIARSDLLIITHTDLAPYVGASLEVMESDTIKVREGRPYVFTDLLRHESLDQIIAFIERAGGLVDLEAA from the coding sequence ATGAACGTCACCAGAAGCCCAAACGGACCTCTTCGCATCGGCATCGGCGGCCCCGTCGGCTCGGGCAAGACCACCTTGTGCGAAAACCTGCTCAAGGCCATGCGGGACCGCTACTCCATGGCCGTGGTCACCAATGACATCTATACCCGCGAGGATGCGCTGATCCTGGCGCGCGCCCAGGCCATTTCCGAAGATCGCATTGTCGGCGTCGAAACCGGCGGCTGTCCGCATACCGCCATCCGCGAGGATGCCTCGCTCAACCTGGCGGCCATCGACGATCTCAACCGCAAGTTTCCCGATCTCGACATCATCCTGATCGAAAGCGGCGGCGACAATCTGGCGGCGACTTTCTCGCCCGACCTGGCGGACATCACCCTCTACGTCATCTCGGTGGCCCAGGGCGAAAAGATCCCCCGCAAGGGCGGGCCGGCCATCGCCCGCTCCGATCTGCTGATCATCACCCATACCGACCTGGCGCCCTATGTCGGGGCCAGCCTTGAGGTCATGGAAAGCGACACCATCAAGGTCCGCGAGGGCCGCCCCTATGTCTTCACCGACCTGCTGCGGCACGAAAGCCTCGATCAGATCATCGCCTTCATCGAGCGGGCCGGCGGTCTGGTTGACTTGGAAGCGGCCTGA
- a CDS encoding DUF3995 domain-containing protein has translation MSIPLASLMFVLLLAVSVAHLIWSIGQTWPIRTEKLLAQTVVGTRDIQHMPRKRISLAIALGKLLAGVLALALADHDSGGVALTLLGIPLAALFLGRGIIGYTSWWAQKTPEPNFRLNDRRVYSPLCLLLGAGFLLLVILRLL, from the coding sequence ATGAGCATCCCGCTGGCCTCCCTGATGTTTGTCCTGCTGCTGGCGGTGTCCGTGGCCCACCTGATCTGGTCGATCGGCCAGACCTGGCCCATCCGCACTGAAAAGCTGCTGGCCCAGACCGTGGTCGGCACCCGCGATATCCAGCACATGCCGCGCAAGCGGATCTCTCTGGCGATCGCTCTGGGGAAGCTGCTGGCCGGGGTGCTGGCGCTTGCCCTCGCCGACCATGACAGCGGCGGCGTCGCGCTGACCCTGCTCGGCATCCCCCTGGCCGCCCTGTTCCTCGGGCGCGGCATCATCGGCTATACATCCTGGTGGGCGCAGAAAACCCCCGAACCCAATTTCCGGCTCAATGACCGCCGGGTCTATTCGCCGCTCTGCCTGCTGCTCGGCGCAGGCTTCCTCCTACTCGTGATCCTGAGGCTGCTATGA
- a CDS encoding urease accessory protein UreF yields MTAPADLQKLLTWLSPAFPVGAFAWSAGLESAILSGTVHDRDTTGQWVGSVLTHGSLRTDAILLAHAHRACFDPHALRELADLCLALTPARERHEETTITGAAFATALKAWPTPVLAHLPQPCPYPIAVGAIAAGHAIDLESTLLSYLTATVHSQVSVAVRLVPIGQSDGLAIMAALEGDIAAMADLCQHAALDDIGAVAYAADIAQMAHETLTTRIFRS; encoded by the coding sequence ATGACCGCGCCTGCCGACCTGCAGAAACTGCTGACCTGGCTGTCCCCCGCATTCCCGGTGGGCGCCTTCGCATGGTCCGCAGGCCTGGAATCCGCGATTCTCAGTGGCACCGTGCATGATCGTGACACGACCGGGCAATGGGTCGGCAGCGTGCTCACCCATGGCAGCCTGCGCACCGATGCCATCCTGCTCGCCCATGCCCATCGCGCCTGCTTCGATCCCCACGCGCTGCGGGAGCTGGCCGATCTCTGCCTGGCGCTCACCCCGGCCCGCGAACGGCACGAGGAAACCACCATCACCGGCGCCGCGTTCGCCACGGCTCTCAAGGCCTGGCCCACCCCGGTCCTGGCGCATCTGCCGCAGCCCTGCCCCTACCCCATCGCCGTGGGCGCCATTGCCGCCGGCCACGCCATCGACCTGGAGTCGACGCTGCTCTCCTACCTGACCGCCACCGTGCACAGCCAGGTCTCGGTCGCGGTGCGCCTGGTGCCGATCGGTCAGTCCGATGGCCTGGCGATCATGGCGGCGCTGGAAGGTGACATCGCCGCCATGGCCGATCTGTGCCAGCATGCCGCACTGGACGATATTGGCGCGGTTGCCTATGCCGCTGATATTGCCCAGATGGCCCATGAAACGCTGACGACAAGGATTTTTCGCTCATGA
- a CDS encoding urease accessory protein UreE has translation MLRAISHLPAHHGRGAPLDTITLAHDERRLRRKLLTCAGGTEVMVDFPSTVTLDHDGALELDNGRVIAIVAAPELLYAIHASSTAHLVRLAWHIGNRHTSAQLEEGRILIKRDHVLKTMLEGLGAAVADVTEPFFAEHGAYHSHGDTGHALLAR, from the coding sequence ATGCTCCGCGCCATCTCGCACCTGCCCGCCCATCATGGCCGGGGCGCACCGCTCGATACCATCACCCTGGCCCATGATGAACGGCGCCTGCGCCGCAAGCTGCTGACCTGCGCGGGCGGCACCGAAGTCATGGTGGATTTTCCCAGCACGGTGACCCTCGATCACGATGGCGCCCTCGAGCTGGACAATGGCCGAGTCATCGCCATCGTTGCGGCACCCGAACTGCTATACGCCATCCACGCCAGCTCCACCGCCCATCTGGTTCGCCTCGCCTGGCATATCGGCAATCGCCACACCTCCGCCCAGCTTGAGGAAGGCCGCATCCTCATCAAGCGCGACCATGTGCTAAAGACCATGCTCGAAGGCCTGGGCGCCGCCGTGGCCGACGTCACCGAACCGTTTTTCGCCGAGCATGGCGCCTATCACAGCCATGGCGATACCGGCCACGCTTTGCTCGCCCGATGA
- a CDS encoding MliC family protein — protein sequence MPARLLVATVLSALALTGASTAAETALQLTITTQSGDFDQRVMRYDCGTETPVVVTYINAAPNFLAIVPLADETQPLVFAAVLSGSGVRYAAGKWIWTTKGVEASLLDATLDADAEPVLTCSEINNIP from the coding sequence ATGCCAGCCAGACTGCTTGTTGCTACCGTCCTTTCCGCTCTCGCACTGACCGGCGCATCAACAGCCGCCGAAACCGCGCTGCAGCTGACGATCACCACCCAGTCCGGCGATTTCGATCAGCGCGTCATGCGCTACGATTGCGGCACGGAAACCCCAGTCGTGGTCACCTATATCAATGCGGCCCCCAACTTCCTGGCCATAGTGCCGCTGGCCGATGAAACACAACCGCTGGTCTTTGCCGCCGTCCTCTCGGGCTCGGGTGTCCGCTATGCCGCCGGCAAATGGATCTGGACCACCAAGGGGGTGGAGGCAAGTCTGCTCGACGCGACCCTTGACGCGGATGCCGAGCCCGTCCTGACCTGCTCGGAAATCAACAACATTCCTTGA